Proteins encoded by one window of uncultured Bacteroides sp.:
- a CDS encoding LacI family DNA-binding transcriptional regulator — translation MNYKPQITIKDIARALNVSPSTVSRALKNNPDISQETRNTINKYAREHNYKPNELALNLRTSRSNTIGVIIPQFVHHFFSCVLDGIEEVASKLGYNIIIAQSNEEYEREVKIVHTFLAARVCGVITSLAKDTSHYEHYQELLDNNIPIVFYDRICTGINTERVVVDDYAGAFAAVEYMIQTGCKRILFYSAPLNLEISKNRRNGYLDAMKKYKIPVDDNMIKICDTREQAIAITPDILEDPNHPDGFFAINDETASGILYACKLVGLKIPEEISICGFSDGIIAQTTDPKLTTVEQHGKEVGESAISLLIDKLENKNPDENRCYNRIVKTNLVVRGTTK, via the coding sequence ATGAATTACAAGCCACAAATAACGATTAAAGATATAGCCAGGGCATTAAATGTCTCTCCCTCAACCGTTTCTAGAGCGCTTAAAAATAATCCCGATATTAGTCAAGAGACCAGGAATACTATTAATAAGTACGCGCGCGAACATAATTATAAACCAAACGAACTGGCATTGAATTTACGCACTAGCCGTTCAAACACAATCGGTGTTATCATTCCTCAATTTGTTCATCATTTTTTTTCGTGTGTGTTAGATGGCATAGAAGAAGTTGCTTCAAAATTAGGATATAATATTATTATTGCGCAATCTAATGAAGAATATGAACGCGAAGTTAAAATTGTTCACACATTTCTTGCTGCAAGGGTATGTGGTGTTATAACTTCACTAGCCAAAGATACTTCTCATTATGAGCATTATCAGGAATTGCTGGATAACAATATCCCAATAGTGTTCTATGACAGGATTTGCACCGGCATCAATACAGAACGGGTAGTTGTTGACGATTATGCAGGAGCTTTTGCAGCAGTGGAATACATGATTCAAACCGGATGCAAACGCATTCTTTTTTATAGCGCCCCCCTTAATCTGGAAATTTCTAAGAATCGGAGAAATGGATATTTGGATGCCATGAAAAAATATAAAATTCCGGTAGACGATAACATGATTAAAATTTGTGATACACGAGAACAAGCCATTGCAATAACTCCAGATATCCTGGAAGATCCAAATCATCCCGATGGTTTCTTTGCTATTAATGATGAAACTGCATCTGGCATTTTGTATGCATGCAAACTTGTTGGACTAAAGATTCCCGAAGAGATCTCTATTTGTGGCTTTTCCGATGGAATTATTGCCCAGACAACTGATCCGAAGCTTACTACGGTGGAGCAACACGGAAAGGAGGTTGGTGAAAGTGCAATTAGCCTGTTAATAGATAAGCTGGAAAATAAAAATCCAGATGAAAATAGATGCTATAACAGAATTGTTAAAACCAACTTAGTGGTAAGGGGAACAACAAAATAA
- a CDS encoding SLC45 family MFS transporter produces the protein MKTKPDLNFWKLWNISFGFFGVQIAYALQSANISRIFSTLGADPHNLSYFWILPPLAGIIVQPLIGSASDKTWTRFGRRIPYLFVGSLVAVIVMCLLPNAGSFTNFINAMAFGLFSLMFLDTSINMAMQPFKMLVGDLVNEKQKGLAYSIQSFLCNAGSLVGYLFPFIFTFFGISNIAKKGMVPNSVIFSFYIGAAILILCVIYTTTKVKEMPPKEFEEFHGITAAEKKEKTDFFTLLKHAPKVFWTVGLVQFFSWAAFMYMWTYTNGAIADNVWGTTKTASAEYQEAGNWVGVLFAIQAIGSVCWAVVLPLFKSRKFAYSLSLILGGLGFISTLFMHNQYLLFASYFTIGFAWAAMLAMPFTILTNSISGKNMGAYLGLFNGTICIPQICAALIGGTLLHFVGGKQVNMLVLAGAFLIVGATCVYLIKETVAEHKEI, from the coding sequence ATGAAGACAAAACCAGATCTAAACTTTTGGAAACTATGGAACATCAGTTTCGGTTTCTTTGGTGTTCAAATTGCATACGCACTTCAAAGCGCAAACATCAGTCGTATATTTTCCACATTGGGCGCCGACCCTCATAACTTAAGTTATTTCTGGATTCTGCCTCCTCTTGCAGGAATCATTGTTCAGCCGTTGATAGGCTCTGCCAGTGACAAAACATGGACACGATTTGGCCGCCGAATACCTTATCTCTTCGTTGGTTCTTTAGTTGCCGTTATAGTAATGTGTTTGCTACCTAATGCCGGGAGCTTTACAAACTTTATCAATGCAATGGCTTTCGGGCTATTCTCACTGATGTTTCTGGATACTTCAATAAATATGGCAATGCAGCCTTTCAAAATGTTGGTGGGAGACCTTGTAAACGAAAAGCAAAAAGGACTAGCCTACTCCATTCAAAGTTTTCTGTGTAACGCCGGAAGTTTGGTAGGTTATCTTTTCCCATTTATTTTCACATTCTTTGGAATCAGCAACATTGCAAAGAAAGGAATGGTTCCCAATTCTGTTATTTTCTCTTTCTATATTGGTGCAGCCATATTAATTCTTTGTGTAATCTATACTACCACTAAGGTAAAAGAGATGCCTCCAAAGGAGTTTGAAGAATTTCACGGTATCACTGCGGCAGAGAAGAAAGAAAAGACAGACTTCTTTACCTTATTAAAACACGCACCTAAAGTATTTTGGACCGTAGGGTTAGTTCAATTTTTCTCATGGGCTGCTTTTATGTATATGTGGACCTATACCAATGGTGCAATTGCTGATAATGTATGGGGAACTACAAAGACTGCATCTGCAGAATATCAGGAAGCAGGAAACTGGGTTGGTGTATTATTTGCAATACAAGCCATCGGTTCTGTATGTTGGGCTGTAGTGCTTCCTTTATTTAAATCCCGTAAATTTGCCTATTCACTTAGTTTGATTTTGGGCGGTTTAGGATTTATTTCTACTCTGTTTATGCATAATCAATATCTATTATTTGCATCTTACTTTACTATTGGCTTTGCCTGGGCTGCAATGCTTGCAATGCCATTTACCATTCTAACAAACTCTATATCAGGAAAGAACATGGGAGCTTATCTGGGATTATTCAACGGAACTATTTGTATACCTCAAATTTGCGCAGCTCTTATAGGTGGAACTCTTCTACACTTTGTGGGCGGTAAACAAGTAAATATGTTGGTTCTTGCCGGGGCATTTCTAATTGTCGGAGCAACTTGTGTGTATCTAATCAAAGAGACGGTAGCAGAGCATAAAGAAATTTAA